One Mya arenaria isolate MELC-2E11 chromosome 7, ASM2691426v1 genomic window carries:
- the LOC128241183 gene encoding uncharacterized protein LOC128241183, whose protein sequence is MSVYDKGMMHTLIFGMLLVLVAGRTVPSDDLGEKVIKPNGVVTRTEESLRQYSGPTVYQFAIHGLCNHRFGKVRFFRALRNHFHNISDDMKIAFVLDICKRRDQMLTKWVQEIFDNDGMFDS, encoded by the exons aTGTCCGTTTATGACAAGGGAATGATGCATACGTTGATTTTTGGGATGTTGCTAGTCCTAGTAGCGGGTCGGACAGTTCCATCAGATGACCTCGGAGAGAAAGTAATAAAACCTAACGGTGTTGTCACTAGGACCGAAGAAAGTTTACGGCAATATAGTGGACC AACCGTTTACCAATTCGCCATACACGGTTTGTGTAATCACAGATTTGGCAAGGTCAGATTCTTCAGGGCGCTCCGTAATCACTTTCACAACATATCAG ATGATATGAAAATCGCATTTGTCCTTGACATTTGTAAACGACGAGATCAGATGCTGACCAAGTGGGTacaggaaatatttgataatgacGGTATGTTCGATAGTTGA
- the LOC128241185 gene encoding uncharacterized protein LOC128241185: protein MTRTLVLTVLFVTVASRAIESNDSVEKQMEKDDDFTKPEESIRQYTGPTVHHFATHGLCNHNLGKVRFFKALRNHFHDISDALKISFVLDLCKRRDQMLIKWVQEIFDKDGDGHITLFEKKIYR from the exons ATGACTCGCACGTTAGTTTTAACGGTATTGTTTGTCACTGTTGCGAGCCGGGCAATTGAATCTAATGACTCTGTTGAGAAGCAAATGGAAAAGGACGATGACTTCACCAAGCCTGAAGAAAGCATACGACAATACACTGGACC AACCGTTCACCATTTCGCCACACACGGTCTGTGTAACCACAATCTAGGTAAGGTCAGATTCTTCAAGGCACTCCGGAATCATTTCCACGATATTTCAG ATGCTTTGAAAATCTCATTTGTGCTTGATCTTTGTAAACGAAGGGATCAGATGCTGATAAAGTGGGTTCAGGAAATATTTGACAAAGACG GTGACGGACACATCACCCtctttgaaaagaaaatttacCGATGA